Part of the Actinomycetota bacterium genome is shown below.
AATGATCCCTCCACTGCGGAGGCTCTGCGCCAGAAGCTCGATGGTGCCGGCGACTCCCCCAGCGATCCACGTGGCACCGAGACAGGCTGCCACACCAGCCTTTTCGTCAGAGACGTAGCCAGCGGCATCTCCATGAATGAACATGACTTGATCGGCGACACCGAGTTCTTCAGCGCGGAGTTTCGCTTGCTCGGTGAACAGCTGGCTCATGTCGACGCCCGTGCCGACGACTCCGTGATCGCGTGCCCATGTGCATAGCATCTCACCCGAACCGCTGCCGAGGTCGAGAACTCGGGTCCCCGTTTCCAAACACAGCGCCGCGCCAAGGGTGGCGAGCTTTTCGGGTGTGAACGGATTATGGATGCGGTGAGCACTTTCGGTGACGTTGAAGATCCGTGGAATATCCAATGCAGAAAATCTCCTAACGGGCGTGAATAGATTCGTTTTGCCCGC
Proteins encoded:
- a CDS encoding class I SAM-dependent methyltransferase; translated protein: MDIPRIFNVTESAHRIHNPFTPEKLATLGAALCLETGTRVLDLGSGSGEMLCTWARDHGVVGTGVDMSQLFTEQAKLRAEELGVADQVMFIHGDAAGYVSDEKAGVAACLGATWIAGGVAGTIELLAQSLRSGGIILIGEPYWRQLPPTENIAKECHANSISDFLILPELLASFGHLGYDVVEMVLADQDSWDRYEAAKWLTMRRWLEANPHDELAKDVRAKLTSEPERYAAYTREYLGWGVFALMPR